One genomic window of Camelina sativa cultivar DH55 chromosome 5, Cs, whole genome shotgun sequence includes the following:
- the LOC104786357 gene encoding uclacyanin 1-like, with amino-acid sequence MASREMLIIIAVLATTLISLTVATDHTIGGPSGWTVGASLRTWAAAQTFAVGDNLVFSYPAAFHDVVEVTKPEFDSCQSVKPLITFANGNSIVPLTTPGKRYFICGMPGHCSQGMKLEVNVVPTTTAAPTAPLPNTVPSLKAPSPSSVLPIQQPLLPLNPVPVLSPSSSTPLPSSSLPLIPALSPALSPAAAAGTSLPLLPGSPGSSSSSTTTKTVGTFPSSTSGPTVDLAGAGTSPVDSSSAAKTLVLGFGFMVAMMLHLF; translated from the exons atggcATCCAGAGAAATGCTGATCATAATCGCCGTCCTCGCAACTACACTCATCAGTTTAACAGTAGCTACAGACCATACCATTGGTGGTCCTAGTGGCTGGACTGTAGGAGCTAGTCTTCGAACTTGGGCTGCAGCACAAACATTTGCTGTCGGAGACAATCTTG TTTTCTCCTACCCTGCTGCCTTCCACGACGTTGTTGAAGTCACAAAACCCGAATTCGATAGCTGTCAATCGGTTAAACCGCTCATAACGTTTGCTAATGGAAACTCCATTGTTCCTCTCACCACCCCTGGAAAAAG GTACTTCATTTGTGGAATGCCGGGACATTGTAGCCAAGGGATGAAACTCGAAGTAAACGTTGTTCCAACCACAACCGCAGCACCAACCGCACCGCTTCCAAACACTGTCCCATCTCTAAAAGCGCCTTCACCTTCTTCTGTTTTACCTATTCAACAACCTCTGTTACCTCTTAACCCTGTCCCTgttctctctccatcttcttctactCCACTTCCTTCCTCCTCTCTGCCTCTTATTCCGGCACTTTCCCCGGCACTATCTCCGGCAGCTGCAGCTGGGACATCTCTGCCCTTGCTACCAGGCTCACCAGGTAGCTCTAGCAGCAGTACAACCACCAAAACCGTCGGGACATTTCCTTCCAGTACTAGTGGCCCAACGGTTGATCTTGCCGGAGCAGGCACCTCTCCGGTTGACTCCTCCTCCGCTGCGAAAACACTTGTTTTGGGATTTGGATTCATGGTCGCTATGATGCTTCATTTGTTCTAA